ACCTGCCGCGCAAAACTGTCCCGCTGCCGCTCCAGATGTCGTTGCCCCGACGCCGTGATACGGTAGTACCGCGCACGCCGGCCGCTCTCCGTCTGCCGCCACTCCGCACGGATCCAGCCTTCCTTCAGCAGACGCTGCAACGCCGGATACAGCGAGCCCTGGTTCACATCGAAGACACCGCGCGATATCTCCTGCAGCCGGCGACCGATCCCGAAGCCGTGCTCCGGCCCAACCGACACCACGCGCAGTACCATCATGTCCAGTGTGCCCGGCAGCAGCTGGGCGGATTCTCCGGCCACGAACCCCTCCTGTAGAATGGCTACATGAAGGGTACGACGGCTACATGTAGATAGTCAAGAGGAAAGGGATGGATGCAGCGACTCCGACCGATGGACGGGGCGGCTTTCGGCGTTCGTGAGAATAGGGGCTCTCCGACTGTTGCTGCGGGCGAGGGGTAGATCTGACAGCGGGGACTTTGCGGCGTACTTCACGGCGTGGCTGCCTTCTCTAGCAGATTCAATGCGGAGAGCGCGGAGGTGAGGAGCGCGCGGAGATGCATCGCCCGTTCATAGATTCGAGTAGCGTCACCAGCCGGGTAAACCCGAATCTGCCCTGGCTCCGTCCAGACTCTCCGTACTCCAGAACCTCCGCGCCCTCCGCGATTGAATCTGTTAGAGCCGTCTCAGCACCACGCAGATCGAACGCCCCGACGACCTCGAACGCGGCAATCAGCCTGCCTCGCCCACCTGCCGGCACAGCCATGCCCAACGCGCATCGACGTCCGCCTGCGCATGGCGGATGGCCTCATCGTCCATGTGCCGGAAGCGGCCCTGTGCGCGCACGTATTCGTCGACCGGATCACCGGGATGGTCGGCCGTGAAGCGCCAGTCGACGCCGTTTTCGACCTCGAGCAGCGGGAAGACGCGGTTGCGCACGGCCATGCGGCCGAGCTCGATCGTGCGTTCGTCGGCGTACTTCCATCCGGGCGGGCACGGTGAGAGGACGTGCAGGAATCGCGTGCCGCGCATCGCCTTTGCCTTGCGCACCTTCGCGAGCAGGTCCGTGGGGTGCGAGATCGATGCCGTTGCCGCGTATGGGATGCGGTGCGCGGCCATGATGGCAAGGATGTCCTTCTTGCGGGTGGATTGGGGCTGTATGGCCGGCGTGGTCGTGGTCCAGGCGCCCCACGGGGTGGCGGACGATCGCTGGATGCCGGTGTTCATATACGCCTCGTTGTCGTAGCAGACGTAGATGAAGTCCTCGTTCCGCTCGGCGGCGCCGGACAGTGCCTGGAGTCCGATGTCGAACGTGCCGCCATCACCCGCCCACACCATGACGTTCGTGTCGGTATCGCCGCGCGCCACGAGCGCAGCGCGCACACCCGACGCGACGGCGGCGCCGGTCGCGAACGCGGTGTGGTAGAGCGGCACGTGCAGCGACGACTGCGGGTATGGCCCGGCGATGATGCTCCAGCAGCACGCGGGCAGCACGACGATGGTCTTCTCGCCGAGCTCCTTGAGGACCATGCGCATGGCGAGCGGCGCGCCGCAGCCGGGACAGGCCAGATGTCCCGAGTCGAGCAGCTCGCGCTGCGGCACGGCGTCCCTGATCATGATCTGAGTCATGACTTCACTCCCACCCAGAGGTCCTCGCGTTCCGGTGATACCGCCGTGCGCGTGCTGTCGATGATATCGTTGATGACGGCCGGTGTGACGTCGCGGCCGCCGAGGCCGAGCACGTACCCGAACAGCATCGGCCGGTCATCGAGCGGCATGTCGTAGAGAGCGGACCGGATCTCCTCCGCGAAGATGCCGCCGTGTCCTGGCGAGACGTTGCGGTCGAGCACAGCCACCCGCCGCACTCCGCGCAGAGCCGTGCGCAATGCGGCGGTCGGGAACGGCCGGAACATCTTCATCTTCAGGAGCCCGATCCGGTCGCCCGCCGCGCGCCGCTCGTCGATGACATCGCGTGCAGTGGACGTGATGGTGCCCGACGTGAGCAGGAGCAGATCCGCATCGTCGGCATGGTACGCCTCCAGCGCCGGCCACGACCGTCCGGTGAGGCGTGCCCAGTCCTGCTCGATCGCGTCGAACGCGGTCATGGCCCGCGCCATTGCGAGCTGCTGATCGTGACGCATCTCGGTGTAGTCCTCCGGCCGCACGAGCGCGCCGAATGCG
The sequence above is drawn from the Longimicrobiales bacterium genome and encodes:
- a CDS encoding PadR family transcriptional regulator is translated as MAGESAQLLPGTLDMMVLRVVSVGPEHGFGIGRRLQEISRGVFDVNQGSLYPALQRLLKEGWIRAEWRQTESGRRARYYRITASGQRHLERQRDSFARQVMAVNRVLAWTG
- a CDS encoding thiamine pyrophosphate-dependent enzyme; the protein is MTQIMIRDAVPQRELLDSGHLACPGCGAPLAMRMVLKELGEKTIVVLPACCWSIIAGPYPQSSLHVPLYHTAFATGAAVASGVRAALVARGDTDTNVMVWAGDGGTFDIGLQALSGAAERNEDFIYVCYDNEAYMNTGIQRSSATPWGAWTTTTPAIQPQSTRKKDILAIMAAHRIPYAATASISHPTDLLAKVRKAKAMRGTRFLHVLSPCPPGWKYADERTIELGRMAVRNRVFPLLEVENGVDWRFTADHPGDPVDEYVRAQGRFRHMDDEAIRHAQADVDARWAWLCRQVGEAG